Proteins encoded within one genomic window of Paramisgurnus dabryanus chromosome 13, PD_genome_1.1, whole genome shotgun sequence:
- the rbfox1l gene encoding RNA binding protein fox-1 homolog 1-like isoform X2, which translates to MHQLLVSFGLPEECTEGGAAAQEAGPGSGDPSLPQVYAPPPSYATPGQAPPTSAARLPPLDFSSAHPSSEYPDHHHLRVYQGPQQELQESVTANNTDNSLAPVTSDPQSLSVSVATGSGTSGSEADGSGKAQPKRLHVSNIPFRFRDPDLRQMFGQFGKILDVEIIFNERGSKGFGFVTFESAVEADRAREKLNGTIVEGRKIEVNNATARVVTKKPQTPLVNAAGWKINPVMGAMYAPELYTVASFPYPMPTPTLAYRGSTLRGRGRAVYNTIRSAAAATATPTAVPAYPGVVYQDGLYGAEVYGGYSTTYRVAQSASAATAATYSDGYGRVYTTTTDPYHHSVGPTTTYGVGTMASLYRGGYNRFTPY; encoded by the exons atgcatCAGTTGTTGGTGAGTTTTGGGCTGCCTGAGGAATGCACTGAAGGG GGAGCCGCCGCCCAAGAGGCGGGGCCAGGCAGTGGTGACCCTTCACTTCCTCAGGTCTATGCCCCACCCCCTTCATATGCCACACCTGGTCAAGCCCCACCCACATCTGCTGCCAGGCTTCCACCCCTCGATTTCAGCTCCGCTCATCCCAGCTCAGAATATCCCGATCATCATCATTTGAGGGTCTATCAGGGCCCTCAGCAGGAGTTACAGGAGTCTGTAACTGCCAATAATACG GACAATTCTTTGGCTCCCGTAACATCTGACCCGCAGTCTCTCAGTGTTTCCGTGGCAACTGGGAGTGGAACGAGTGGAAGTGAGGCAGACGGCAGTGGCAAGGCCCAGCCTAAAAGACTTCATGTGTCCAACATTCCTTTTAGGTTTCGTGATCCAGACCTGAGGCAAATGTTTGGG CAATTTGGCAAAATTCTAGATGTGGAGATCATTTTTAATGAGAGAGGATCAAAG GGTTTTGGATTCGTGACATTTGAGAGTGCAGTGGAAGCAGACCGAGCGAGAGAGAAGCTGAACGGAACGATCGTCGAGGGAAGAAAGATTGAG GTGAACAATGCCACAGCCAGGGTTGTCACAAAGAAACCGCAGACACCTTTAGTAAATG CTGCTGGGTGGAAGATAAATCCAGTAATGGGTGCCATGTATGCTCCTGAACTTTATACAG TCGCCAGCTTCCCTTATCCTATGCCCACGCCAACCTTGGCCTACAGAGGCTCCACACTCCGTGGCCGTGGGCGAGCAGTCTACAATACCATCCGGTCGGCTGCAGCAGCGACAGCCACACCCACCGCGGTACCAGCCTATCCAGG TGTTGTATATCAGGATGGATTGTATGGTGCAGAGGTCTAT GGAGGATATTCAACCACATATAGGGTAGCGCAGTCTGCCTCAGCCGCTACGGCAGCCACATACAGTGATGG ATATGGAAGAGTCTACACCACAACAACAGACCCCTACCATCACTCAGTTGGACCTACCACCACTTATGGAGTTGGAACAATG GCAAGTTTGTATCGCGGAGGTTACAACCGTTTCACCCCATACTAA
- the rbfox1l gene encoding RNA binding protein fox-1 homolog 1-like isoform X1: MLSSPTVILQPYGLPVYPQTASCYPSLVQGAAAQEAGPGSGDPSLPQVYAPPPSYATPGQAPPTSAARLPPLDFSSAHPSSEYPDHHHLRVYQGPQQELQESVTANNTDNSLAPVTSDPQSLSVSVATGSGTSGSEADGSGKAQPKRLHVSNIPFRFRDPDLRQMFGQFGKILDVEIIFNERGSKGFGFVTFESAVEADRAREKLNGTIVEGRKIEVNNATARVVTKKPQTPLVNAAGWKINPVMGAMYAPELYTVASFPYPMPTPTLAYRGSTLRGRGRAVYNTIRSAAAATATPTAVPAYPGVVYQDGLYGAEVYGGYSTTYRVAQSASAATAATYSDGYGRVYTTTTDPYHHSVGPTTTYGVGTMASLYRGGYNRFTPY, from the exons GGAGCCGCCGCCCAAGAGGCGGGGCCAGGCAGTGGTGACCCTTCACTTCCTCAGGTCTATGCCCCACCCCCTTCATATGCCACACCTGGTCAAGCCCCACCCACATCTGCTGCCAGGCTTCCACCCCTCGATTTCAGCTCCGCTCATCCCAGCTCAGAATATCCCGATCATCATCATTTGAGGGTCTATCAGGGCCCTCAGCAGGAGTTACAGGAGTCTGTAACTGCCAATAATACG GACAATTCTTTGGCTCCCGTAACATCTGACCCGCAGTCTCTCAGTGTTTCCGTGGCAACTGGGAGTGGAACGAGTGGAAGTGAGGCAGACGGCAGTGGCAAGGCCCAGCCTAAAAGACTTCATGTGTCCAACATTCCTTTTAGGTTTCGTGATCCAGACCTGAGGCAAATGTTTGGG CAATTTGGCAAAATTCTAGATGTGGAGATCATTTTTAATGAGAGAGGATCAAAG GGTTTTGGATTCGTGACATTTGAGAGTGCAGTGGAAGCAGACCGAGCGAGAGAGAAGCTGAACGGAACGATCGTCGAGGGAAGAAAGATTGAG GTGAACAATGCCACAGCCAGGGTTGTCACAAAGAAACCGCAGACACCTTTAGTAAATG CTGCTGGGTGGAAGATAAATCCAGTAATGGGTGCCATGTATGCTCCTGAACTTTATACAG TCGCCAGCTTCCCTTATCCTATGCCCACGCCAACCTTGGCCTACAGAGGCTCCACACTCCGTGGCCGTGGGCGAGCAGTCTACAATACCATCCGGTCGGCTGCAGCAGCGACAGCCACACCCACCGCGGTACCAGCCTATCCAGG TGTTGTATATCAGGATGGATTGTATGGTGCAGAGGTCTAT GGAGGATATTCAACCACATATAGGGTAGCGCAGTCTGCCTCAGCCGCTACGGCAGCCACATACAGTGATGG ATATGGAAGAGTCTACACCACAACAACAGACCCCTACCATCACTCAGTTGGACCTACCACCACTTATGGAGTTGGAACAATG GCAAGTTTGTATCGCGGAGGTTACAACCGTTTCACCCCATACTAA
- the LOC135789280 gene encoding uncharacterized protein isoform X1 — protein sequence MSSDRSRRGTLLRWEMAATDFRFAFPRAYICLLWILSYPVDVHGSYLKCCFEDLKNNSVSYQLSEPPGPSCTTTWSDRDMVVVDENGDVDQSVIYLESQKLILRQNMEEKDKLVIYRKDCRHSGYAYEAKCSDPCAAVDVTRSTQVTHSTVAPRRDQIHISIIITIIILSIIIIIAIVAVICCKRNHCSTPNVRCRAMWTAVPKNQSIQV from the exons ATGTCGAGTGACCGCTCTCGAAGGGGAACCTTACTGCGCTGGGAGATGGCCGCAACCGATTTTAGGTTTGCATTCCCTCGTGCATATATCT GCTTGCTTTGGATCTTAAGTTATCCTGTGGACGTACATGGTTCATACTTGAAGTGTTGTTTTGAGGATCTGAAAAACAACTCAGTTTCCTATCAGCTCAGTGAGCCACCCGGGCCTTCCTGCACCACAACATGGTCAGACAGG GATATGGTTGTGGTGGATGAAAACGGAGATGTGGACCAAAGTGTTATTTATCTTGAATCGCAGAAGTTAATCCTGAGACAGAACATGGAGGAAAAGGACAAACTGGTCATATATCGTAAAGACTGTCGGCATTCTGGG TATGCCTACGAAGCAAAGTGCAGTG ATCCTTGTGCTGCTGTGGACGTTACAAGAAGTACTCAAG TCACCCACAGCACTGTTGCACCTAGAAGAGATCAAATACACATATCCATCATTATCACCATCATCATCCTTAGCATAATCATCATCATCGCCATCGTCGCCGTTATCTGTTGTAAACGAAATCATTGCTCCACACCAAATGTTAGATGCAG GGCCATGTGGACAGCAGTGCCAAAGAATCAATCCATACAAGTCTGA
- the LOC135789280 gene encoding uncharacterized protein isoform X2 produces the protein MSSDRSRRGTLLRWEMAATDFRFAFPRAYICLLWILSYPVDVHGSYLKCCFEDLKNNSVSYQLSEPPGPSCTTTWSDRDMVVVDENGDVDQSVIYLESQKLILRQNMEEKDKLVIYRKDCRHSGYAYEAKCSDPCAAVDVTRSTQGPCGQQCQRINPYKSDTLLPFIHFHAFYVNTVCLSPYDLHAIL, from the exons ATGTCGAGTGACCGCTCTCGAAGGGGAACCTTACTGCGCTGGGAGATGGCCGCAACCGATTTTAGGTTTGCATTCCCTCGTGCATATATCT GCTTGCTTTGGATCTTAAGTTATCCTGTGGACGTACATGGTTCATACTTGAAGTGTTGTTTTGAGGATCTGAAAAACAACTCAGTTTCCTATCAGCTCAGTGAGCCACCCGGGCCTTCCTGCACCACAACATGGTCAGACAGG GATATGGTTGTGGTGGATGAAAACGGAGATGTGGACCAAAGTGTTATTTATCTTGAATCGCAGAAGTTAATCCTGAGACAGAACATGGAGGAAAAGGACAAACTGGTCATATATCGTAAAGACTGTCGGCATTCTGGG TATGCCTACGAAGCAAAGTGCAGTG ATCCTTGTGCTGCTGTGGACGTTACAAGAAGTACTCAAG GGCCATGTGGACAGCAGTGCCAAAGAATCAATCCATACAAGTCTGATACCCTTCTGCCTTTTATTCACTTTCatgcattttatgtaaatacagTATGTTTGTCACCTTATGACCTGCATGCCATTCTTTAA